The Nitrospira sp. sequence CGGATCGATTGTCTGATTTATGAGGACATCAGTGGGCGACGTGCTCCTTGCGCCGACTTTTCAGCCGGTGCTAAGATCCGAGCATCGGAGTCGTAGAGTCCAGTGTCGGGAGTATTATGCCAAACATTACGTTACTCGTGTCGCCTAGTTGTGGAGCCTGTCCTTCGGCCAAGAGCCTGTGGAAACAGCTGCGAGTCAAATATAGCTTTTCGTACCGAGAGGTGGACATCACCACGAAAGACGGCCAAGAATTGGCGGACCGTCATTCGGTCCGTGCCGTTCCCGCGACCATTATCGATGGGCGATTGACGTTCGTTGGCGTTCCCAGTCGGGAAAGTGCGGAAAAAGCCATTCAATTGAAGATCAAACAGCGGGAAGGATAGCGAGTCATGGATGAAGAGGATTTCGAGCTGCCCGATCTTCCCCTCCTCGATAAAGGACCTCCACCCGACTGCCCAATCTGTGGTGATCCCATGTCCTTCATTGATGGGGACTGGGCCTGTGTCGACTGTAACGGCGAGCTCTTGGGACCGGAGACAGGATAGTCGCGTCGTTCGTCGCTTGTGAAGCGCAATTCCATGGGAAGGCAAACCATGTCGATATTCGTACGCTTCACGCTTCACGTTTCACGAAACCCGAGTTAGATGCTCCGCGTCGTCACCGGTCGGTTTCATCCGTCTCTCGAATCCTCCCTCGTCGATCATGTCAGGCGTACCAAGGCAGCCGATCCGCTCGCACCAATCGCGATCATCGTTCCATCCAAACCATTGGCCGATCGCATTCGTACCCTTTTCACCGTCGGACACCGGCTGTCGGTCCTGAACTTATACGTCCTCACCTTCCATCAATTGGCCCTACGATTGGCTGGAGAGGAATCTGCAAATCGCCAACTGCCGCGAGTGATCGACGAACTGTTCTTCGAACAATTGATACGTCACATTGTTCGCAGCAAGCTCTCGAGCCAGGCTCCCTTACAGCGAATCGGGCAATCATCCGGTACTTGGGGAGCGCTCTGGGCGACGATGCGCGACCTGAAAGATGCGGATGTCGATCCCGTGCAGGTGCTTCAAGGCATCCGTGAAGGCTATTTCGACGAAGACGACCGGGAATGGCTCGGCGCACTCATTTCGCTCTATGCGTCGGTAAAGGAAGTGGGGAAGACGCTTGAGGTCGGGACGCAAGACGATCTGGCTGCGCAGCTCATCCCCTGTGTTCCGACCGCCCCGTTCCTCCAGTCGCTAAGGGAAGTGCTCTATTACGGGTTCTATGACCTCACACAGGTGCAGCTGTCTCTCTTTGAAGCCATCAGTCGGGTCAAGGAGACCACACTGTTTTTCCCGCTGGAGGACGATCCGGCGTTTGGATTCGCCCGGCGCTTTTTCGATCGCTGCATCCAGCCTCTGGTGATGTCGGACGATGGGATGATCCGATTGGAACCGGAATTGTCCACCGCAGCGCCCAAGCCCATCCACCTCACCATACGGAGCGTGATCGGTCCCGAAGAAGAACTGGCGGCGGTTTGCCGCACGATTCTCGATCTGGTGGAAACGAATGGGTATCGGTTCGACGAGATCGGTGTCACCGCCCGCACGCTGGATCCCTACAGCCTGCATCTGCGATCGATCTTCGATCATCACCGCATCCCTTTTCGCACGACAGCCGTGCGGCCGTTGATTCAGGAACCGATCTGCAAACTGGTGTTGCAGTTGGCGGGCCTGACGTTGAACGATTTTTATCGCGCATCGGTCCTCGATGTCGTGACGTCACCTCTCTATGCCACCAATCTGTATGACGGCCTGTCGGAGTCCTACCGGCCTGAACAGTGGAAGCTCCTGGTTCAAGTTCTGCACATCACCCACGGAGTCGAGGAATGGAAACGGCTGGACCCCGCGAGCCGAGCGGCACTGATTCTTGACGGTGAGGAGAGCATCGTCGGTTCTTTGACCATTGCGCCGGACGTGATCAGCCTTCTCTGGCAGGTCGTCTCACAACTCATCGAGGACTGTTCAGCCCTTCCAACACGGGGGACGATCGGCCAGATGGTCATAGCGTGTCGGGCGCTCATCGAGCGGAGCCTGTGTCGGCCTGGTGCGGCGGGATCGACTGCCGAGGATGTTCAGCTTGCCCACAGCGCGCTGACATGGGACGCCATCGATCATATTTGGACGACGCTCATGGAATTGGAGCCGCTCAACGATCAGATGACCTGGGCCGAGTTTGTGGAGTTGCTGGCTCATACGTTTGAGCGGACGACGAAGCCCCTCCATGATGCATCACCCCATGGGGTGATGGTGTTCGATGTCATGGCGGCTCGCGGGGTGCCCTTCAAAGCCCTGTTCGTCCTCGGCCTGAACGAAAAAGTGTTTCCGCGCTATATCCGAGAAGACGCGTTCCTCCGGGATCGCCATCGGCGAGTGCTGGACTCCACGCTCGGATTTAAGATCGACGAGAAACTGACGGCGTATGGAGAAGAGGCGTTGCTCTTCCACTTATCCCGTCAGGCAGCCGGCCAGCGGCTCTATTTATCCCATCAACGGGCCGATGAATCAGGGCGCATGCTGGCCGCGTCTCCTTATCTCGGAGAAGCCCGCCGCTGGCTGGGCCATGATGAGCAGCCGATAGACGTGGTGCCTCGCCGACTGACCGATCGGCTCTTGCAGCAGCCCGCGACCAAAATGTTCCTGACGCCGGCTGAGCTGACTCAGTGGTTGGCCTTGAACGCGCAGGACCCGACCGAGCTGATGGTAGCGCTGGGGCGTGACGCGGAGATCTTTCGCCATGCGGCAGCGGCGCTTGATCGAATCGAAGAGGACGGGGCAACGTTGAACCTCTTCGATGGAATGACCGGGGCGGTCGAGTCTCATTGGACAAGGCTCGTCGAACGAGGTGTCGCTCCGACACCACTCGAACGGTATGCGCGATGCCCCTTCCAATATTTTGCCGCAGATATTCTGCGGCTCGAACCGAGTCGTGTTTCGGTCGGACAGGAACCGGACGCAGCGCTGGTCGGTACGCTGTGCCATTCGTCGTTGCGTCGTTGTTATGAACAGCTCGTGCAGGCAGGGTGGCCGACTGAACGGGTAACGGACGAAGCAATCCAGCGGACGATCCGTTCGTCGGTCGAGCTGGCGGCGACAGACTTGGAATCACAGTATCGGACAGGTCCCTATCTGCTGTGGGAGCTGGCTAAGGAACTGATTGTGACGCTGGCGACCGCGGCGGTGGAAGCGGACGAGAAGGAGCAGGCCGAGCATCCCTACACCCCCGTTGCATTTGAAATAGACGGGGAAGGGACGGTACCTGGGATTCTCGAGGAAGGAGCGTTGAAGGTCCGCGGCCGGATCGATCGTCTCGACCGGAATCGGAACTCCGGCGCGCTACAGGTCCTCGACTACAAGTTCAAAGTCGGTTCGGCCATGAAAGCGGAAGACCGCAACTTGGCTCAGTCGGCGGTCCGCGGATATCGGTTGCAACCGCCGCTCTATAGCTGCCTCACTGTTCCTGGACAGGCTGCGCCCTCAGCACCGAGCCGTGTGCAGTTCCTATTTCTTGCTCCCCGATGGTCCACAGCGATCAGCCGATCGACGTTCAATGCGACTTCGTGGACGTCTGAAACGGGGATACTTATTCAGAAATCGATCAGAACGCTGGTGGACGGCATCCGTAGCGGACGATTTTTCATTCTTCCGGACGGCTATTGCGACGGATGCGAGTTTCGTGTGATGTGCCGCCGAGAGCATGCTCCGACGTGGTGGAGGGCCTATCGCGCGGCCGAACCGAAAGTGCTGAAGATGCTTCGTACGCAGAAGATTGCCGATGAGTAACGACTTTCTGATACCGGATCGCTTGGCCAGGGAGTCGGCCGAGACGACCTTCGACCGCAATGTCGTTGTCATAGCCGGAGCGGGAACCGGCAAGACGACCTTGCTCGTGAATCGTCTCGTATACCTGCTGATGAAGGAACCGGCTCCGGTTCCAATCACGCAGATCGTCGCCTTGACGTTCACCAACAAGGCGGCGACAGAAATGAAGGTGCGGCTACGGGAACGGCTTACTATCCTCGCCCATCCGGAGGCCGGTTCGATGCGATCGACTGACGGAGGGGTCGTTTCGCTCGATGCTCTGCGAGCGCGATACGGGCTCAGCGCCGATGCAGTTGCCGCGCGTGCCCAGGCCGGGCTCAACGATCTCGAGAAGGCCCAGATCGGCACCCTTCACAGTTTCGCCGCACACGTGTTGCGCCTCCATCCACTGGAAAGCGTGGTCGATCCTGATTTCAAGGAGGACGACGGCTTGCGCTTTGAGGAACAGTTTACGGCCGCGTGGGATTGCTGGCTTGACCAGGAATTGAGCCTCGCTGGGCAACACCATCGAGTATGGCGATCCGTGTTGTCATCGACCACGCTCGAGGCGGTCAGAACCTTGACCCGGTCCTTGTGCAGTGAATTGGTTGATCTCGACGCTCTGCAGCATCAACTCGAATCAACGGCAGTGCCGCCGGCGATGTCACGCTGGATACAGCAGATGGATGTTCAGGCGGAGCAGCTCTTGAAGGCATACGACCGGCCTAAACGCCGTAAAGTCGAGCACATGCTTGCCGCCACGGTGTCATTGATGCACCTCATGACAGAAAAAGGCTTGGCCGGCCGGGAAGATCTGACGACGGAGGAACGAGAATGGCTCGACAAAGATCTCGGGAATGCCGTCGCCGGATGGGAGAAAGCTGATTTCCGAGAGGCAGGCATCCTCATCGAGACGGCGCAACAGCTTCTATCGGTCGACCATGAATTCTTAACCAATCTTCTGAAGCTGGTCATCCCGCTGGTGCGGAACATTCGTGACGCCTTTGCTCGGCAAGGCTGGATTTCGTTTGATGGTCTGCTGGCACGGGCGCGAGCCTTGCTCTTCGAGCATCCGTCCGTCCGCGAGCGGATTAAGCGGGATTATCGAGCCGTATTGGTCGATGAGTTCCAGGATACGGATCCCGTACAGTACGAGATCATCCTCGCGGTCTCAGAGCGGCAGGGGAACCAGGCGGCGCACTGGCGGGAGATGGTCCTGGAGCCGGGAAAGCTCTTCATTGTGGGAGACCCCAAACAATCGATCTATGCCTTTCGACGCGCCGACATTGAAGCCTTTGATCTGGTTGTGGAGAAAGTGACGGCTGACGGTGGAGTGAGCCAGACGTTGACGACGAACTTCAGGAGCGACGCGGCCGTCTTGGAGCCGGTGAACGAGGTTTTCGACCGGCTGTTCGAGCGACGGTCACTGGTCCAACCGGCGAATGTTCGATTGGAGGTTCGCCCCCAACGGCGCCCGGCTTCGATAGAGCCGGGTGTTCGCCTCTGCGTGACGAGGCCGGATAGTGAAGACGAGACATTCGATGCGGCGGGAGCGACAAGAGCCGAGAGCGAAGTGCTGGTTCGCTGGCTGGCGGAGGAGGTCCTGAGCCGCGCTTCGATGAAACCAGGCTGCGTGGCGCTGCTGTTCAGGAAGCTCACGCAGGCGGATGCCTATCTCGATGCGTTGCGACGGCACAACATTCCCTATGTCATCGAGGGAGAAAAGCATTTCTATCGCCGCCAAGAAGTGATCGACTTCGTCAATCTGTTGCGCGTCTTGGATCATCCTCATGACGAGATCGCCATGGCTGGCCTCCTTCGTTCACCGCTTGGAGGGTTGACCGATCGGGATCTCTACGAGCTCAAGCAGGCGGGGCAGTTCGATTATCTCCACGCGGTGCGTCTTGAAACGTGGCCACATGGGTGTGCCTCCGCTGTTCGGAGGCTCTTCGAACACCTAGCTTGGCTCCATCGAGCTATTGCGGTTCTGCCGTTGGTCGAGGCCATCAAGCTGATATTTGACCGATTACCGGTCCTCGATTTGGCCGCGGCGTCGCTCCATGGCGAACAAGCCGTGGCGAACCTCATGAAGATCAAGCAGACCGCTGCCGCATTGGCCGACCGCCCTCACATGACCTTGAGCGGATTTGTGGATCTGATGATCGCCCGGCTTGAAGAACAGCCGGATGAGTCGGAGAGTCCCCTTGCCGAGGAGTCTCTCGAAGCGGTGCATGTGTTGACGATTCATAAGGCCAAGGGGTTGGAATTTCCAATCGTCGTTCTGCCGGGGCTCCACCAGGGGAGCGGTCGGGAGCGGAGTACGCCGCAGGTCTCGCATGATTGGTCGAGCGGAACCTATGGTCTCTCTCTGGAGCGCTATCAGTCGCTCGGGGCGCTGCTCGTCCACAACAAACTACGGTTGAGAGAGGAGGCGGAACGGCGGCGCGTGCTCTATGTGGGGATGACGAGAGCCAAAGAGTTGTTGCTGTTGTCGGGGGGCATCACCGCGCGTTCGGTCGGCGAAACGGTCTTCGAGCTGTTGCAGAATATCGGGACGGGCGAGATCGGCGCGGTCTCGACTGAGGCATTGAAAATCGGGGGCAGCTCGATCCCCCACCGGGTTGTCGCAGCTCCTGAGCGAAAGCGGCCTCGCCGACGTCTGGGCAAAGCAGGCGGCGGGACATTGATCGACCCGCATGAAATTGCCGAACTGTGGAAGGCGAGGACAGTCAGATGGAAAGAGGCGTGTGAGACCCCTTCTCATCTGACGCCGACGGTATTGGGCAAACGAGTGGCGCTGATCCGAGGTGAGACCACTTCTGTTCGACCGGATGCGGCGGTTGGGCGGTTAGCCGGTGTGGTGGCTCACCGCCTGCTCGAGCGGTGGGATTTCTCACAGGACCCCTCCGGGTTGCTTGAGCAGGTTGTCACTGCCATTCAAGCGGCTCTTGGACCAGACGACCAGTCCTATGCGGGCGCAGTCGCCGAGTCCGTACACGATCTCCTTGCGACGTTCGGCCGATCGGAAGCCTATGCACGTCTCCGTTCCGCCCAGATCCTTGGCCGCGAAGTCCCGTTCGTCATACCGTGGGGAGATAGGCAGGTCATGGAAGGAATCATAGACCTCATCTACCGGTTGGATGGAGAGCTCTGGGTCGCCGACTATAAAACGGATACTGTATCGCCCGATCAGGCAGCGGGTCGCGCAGAGCTGTACCGACCTCAGAGTGAGGTATATAAAGTTGCGGTTCGACAAAGCCTCGGAGTCGAAGCGGTTCGATTCCACTGTCTTTTTTTGCGGTGTGCGACGGTAGTAGAGTTATAGAAGTAGGATCCCGGGAAATGGCTGGGCGCAACCATATCTCATCCGATGCCTTTGCAAAGCTGGTGCAGCAGGCGATCGCTGACTTGCCCCCTCCCTACGCCAAGCTGATGGAGTCGATCGCCGTGGTTGTCGAAGAGGAGCCGCCGGAAGACGTATTGCGAGACTTGGAGATGGACGACGAGAGCGATTTGCTGGGCCTTTATCAAGGCCAGTCGCTGGCGGCCGATTCATTCTTTAGGCCCGGTGGTGAAGCACCGCCGCAGATCTCCATCTATCGCGGACCGATCCTTCGTCTTTGTGAAACCCCGGAGGACGTAGTGCAGGAAGTCTACGACACGGTGGTCCATGAACTGGGGCATCATGTCGGTTTGGATGATGACGAAATGCCGTACTGAGGATGCTGGAAAAGCTCTCCAGCGTCGTTCTCGCATCGCTCAAGGGTTCAACATACCAACCGCGTATGCCTCACCCTTTCGCTCGCTTCGGCCTTCCCCGGTGAAAGACGCGTCCCGGCGCGTCGGGGTTGGGAGGGTGAGACGGTGAACATTTTCAGCATCCTCTGAGAC is a genomic window containing:
- a CDS encoding thioredoxin family protein, coding for MPNITLLVSPSCGACPSAKSLWKQLRVKYSFSYREVDITTKDGQELADRHSVRAVPATIIDGRLTFVGVPSRESAEKAIQLKIKQREG
- a CDS encoding exodeoxyribonuclease V subunit gamma — translated: MLRVVTGRFHPSLESSLVDHVRRTKAADPLAPIAIIVPSKPLADRIRTLFTVGHRLSVLNLYVLTFHQLALRLAGEESANRQLPRVIDELFFEQLIRHIVRSKLSSQAPLQRIGQSSGTWGALWATMRDLKDADVDPVQVLQGIREGYFDEDDREWLGALISLYASVKEVGKTLEVGTQDDLAAQLIPCVPTAPFLQSLREVLYYGFYDLTQVQLSLFEAISRVKETTLFFPLEDDPAFGFARRFFDRCIQPLVMSDDGMIRLEPELSTAAPKPIHLTIRSVIGPEEELAAVCRTILDLVETNGYRFDEIGVTARTLDPYSLHLRSIFDHHRIPFRTTAVRPLIQEPICKLVLQLAGLTLNDFYRASVLDVVTSPLYATNLYDGLSESYRPEQWKLLVQVLHITHGVEEWKRLDPASRAALILDGEESIVGSLTIAPDVISLLWQVVSQLIEDCSALPTRGTIGQMVIACRALIERSLCRPGAAGSTAEDVQLAHSALTWDAIDHIWTTLMELEPLNDQMTWAEFVELLAHTFERTTKPLHDASPHGVMVFDVMAARGVPFKALFVLGLNEKVFPRYIREDAFLRDRHRRVLDSTLGFKIDEKLTAYGEEALLFHLSRQAAGQRLYLSHQRADESGRMLAASPYLGEARRWLGHDEQPIDVVPRRLTDRLLQQPATKMFLTPAELTQWLALNAQDPTELMVALGRDAEIFRHAAAALDRIEEDGATLNLFDGMTGAVESHWTRLVERGVAPTPLERYARCPFQYFAADILRLEPSRVSVGQEPDAALVGTLCHSSLRRCYEQLVQAGWPTERVTDEAIQRTIRSSVELAATDLESQYRTGPYLLWELAKELIVTLATAAVEADEKEQAEHPYTPVAFEIDGEGTVPGILEEGALKVRGRIDRLDRNRNSGALQVLDYKFKVGSAMKAEDRNLAQSAVRGYRLQPPLYSCLTVPGQAAPSAPSRVQFLFLAPRWSTAISRSTFNATSWTSETGILIQKSIRTLVDGIRSGRFFILPDGYCDGCEFRVMCRREHAPTWWRAYRAAEPKVLKMLRTQKIADE
- a CDS encoding UvrD-helicase domain-containing protein, giving the protein MSNDFLIPDRLARESAETTFDRNVVVIAGAGTGKTTLLVNRLVYLLMKEPAPVPITQIVALTFTNKAATEMKVRLRERLTILAHPEAGSMRSTDGGVVSLDALRARYGLSADAVAARAQAGLNDLEKAQIGTLHSFAAHVLRLHPLESVVDPDFKEDDGLRFEEQFTAAWDCWLDQELSLAGQHHRVWRSVLSSTTLEAVRTLTRSLCSELVDLDALQHQLESTAVPPAMSRWIQQMDVQAEQLLKAYDRPKRRKVEHMLAATVSLMHLMTEKGLAGREDLTTEEREWLDKDLGNAVAGWEKADFREAGILIETAQQLLSVDHEFLTNLLKLVIPLVRNIRDAFARQGWISFDGLLARARALLFEHPSVRERIKRDYRAVLVDEFQDTDPVQYEIILAVSERQGNQAAHWREMVLEPGKLFIVGDPKQSIYAFRRADIEAFDLVVEKVTADGGVSQTLTTNFRSDAAVLEPVNEVFDRLFERRSLVQPANVRLEVRPQRRPASIEPGVRLCVTRPDSEDETFDAAGATRAESEVLVRWLAEEVLSRASMKPGCVALLFRKLTQADAYLDALRRHNIPYVIEGEKHFYRRQEVIDFVNLLRVLDHPHDEIAMAGLLRSPLGGLTDRDLYELKQAGQFDYLHAVRLETWPHGCASAVRRLFEHLAWLHRAIAVLPLVEAIKLIFDRLPVLDLAAASLHGEQAVANLMKIKQTAAALADRPHMTLSGFVDLMIARLEEQPDESESPLAEESLEAVHVLTIHKAKGLEFPIVVLPGLHQGSGRERSTPQVSHDWSSGTYGLSLERYQSLGALLVHNKLRLREEAERRRVLYVGMTRAKELLLLSGGITARSVGETVFELLQNIGTGEIGAVSTEALKIGGSSIPHRVVAAPERKRPRRRLGKAGGGTLIDPHEIAELWKARTVRWKEACETPSHLTPTVLGKRVALIRGETTSVRPDAAVGRLAGVVAHRLLERWDFSQDPSGLLEQVVTAIQAALGPDDQSYAGAVAESVHDLLATFGRSEAYARLRSAQILGREVPFVIPWGDRQVMEGIIDLIYRLDGELWVADYKTDTVSPDQAAGRAELYRPQSEVYKVAVRQSLGVEAVRFHCLFLRCATVVEL
- a CDS encoding metallopeptidase family protein translates to MAGRNHISSDAFAKLVQQAIADLPPPYAKLMESIAVVVEEEPPEDVLRDLEMDDESDLLGLYQGQSLAADSFFRPGGEAPPQISIYRGPILRLCETPEDVVQEVYDTVVHELGHHVGLDDDEMPY